The DNA sequence GAGCCACAAGATCTTAGCAGATGGAGATCACTACAGTAAAACATTTTAGTCCACGATTTTCTTGCGAAAGGGAATATCTTTATGGCAATGCAGTTAGCTGTTGATTTCAATAGACCCAGCGATTACACAGTTCACCTCCCTACCCGTGTAGACGAATTTTGGACATCAAAACAGCGCGCTGGACATTCCCTGCACGAAGTGTCCTATCGAGCGTGTTACAAACCGCAGTTACCCGAATATTTCGTCAAGGAGTTCTGCAAAACAGAGGCTGTCGTTTACGATCCGTTTATGGGGCGTGGGACAACACTGATAGAAGCACAACTGCACGGGCATCGTGTCTTCGGCAATGATATTAATCCCTTGGCGCAAATTCTCACCGCACCGCGTCTGAACCCCCCGACATTGGAACAGATCGAAGCGCGATTACACGACATTCATCTCTCCACTGATGCAGAAGTCGACACAGAGTTACTCGTATTTTTTCACGAAGATACACTCCGAGAGATTTACGGCTGGCGGACGTATTTCCAACAGGAACGCTTTGACTCTGTGGATGCATGGTTGCAAATGGTCGCCTGTAGCCGTTTGACAGGGCATTCTACCGGTTTTTTTTCGGTTTTCACCCTTCCTCCGAATCTAGCGACCTCAATTGTGGCACAGCGGAAAATCAATGAGAAACGGAATCAGGTCCCCGAATATCGGAACACGAAGGAACTCATACTTCGAAAATCTAAGCAATTATTGCGGCACAGCCTGCCAGACTGTTTTCGGGGGGATGACGCTATACTTCTGACCGAATCCGCCGATAATACTCCCCAAATAGTAGATGCATCGGTTGACTTGGTTGTCACTTCACCACCCTTCCTTGATACGATTGACTATATGCAAGACAACTGGTTACGGATGTGGTTTTGTGGTATAAAGATCGAACAAGGCAAAATTTGGCAACTGAAATCGCTGGAGGATTGGGTCGCTCGGATGACAGACGTCTTAGCAGAGCTCTATAGGGTTTTGAAACGTGGTGGACGGATAGCTTTTGAAGTTGGAGAGGTTCGTAATGGAACGGTCTTTTTAGAAAATGCCGTTGTCAAAGCATCGCTTGACGTGGGACTTGTCCCTGAAATGCTCATGATTAACGCGCAACATTTCACGAAAACAGCGAATTGCTGGGGGGTCTCCAATAATAAGAAGGGCACAAACAGCAATCGAATTGTTATTTTGAAAAAAGGTTGAAAAATTTCAAAGCTTTATCGCAAACTTTGGAGAAATTAATTATGTCAGCACCTCGACTTTCAGTCTCAACATGGAGTTTGCATCGACAACTCGGAAAACCCGGATTCACCGGACCCGCGCACGGCATGCAAATCCCAATTGAAACCCATAACAAGGGACCTATTCCACTCTTGGAATTACCCGCACGTGTCGCCGAATTCGGCATTAACACCTTGGAGATTTGCCATTTCCATCTGCCCTCTGTCGAGAAAACCTATCTTGCTGAACTTCGTGCTGCCCTCGCAGCTGCGGACGTTGAGCTTTTCTCTCTACTGATTGACGATGGCGACATCACCCATCCCTCTGACGCAGCACGCGACATCGCATGGATTGAGAAATGGATCGATATTGCTGGCGAACTCGGTGCGACGTGTGCACGCGTCATTGGCGGTAAAGCCGATCCATCCCCAGAAACCGTGGCACAGAGTCGAGATGTCCTCGCGCAACTCACCGAACGGGCGGACACCGCGGGTATTCGTTTGATGAGCGAGAACTGGTTCTCTATCCTCTCTACGCCCGAAAACGTCAACACAATCTTAAGCAGGTTGGACGGTAAGGTGGGACTCTGTCTTGATTTCGGGAACTGGCGTGGTGATACAAAGTATAAAGATCTCGCCGCGATCGCCGCGTGGGCAGAATCGTGTCATACCAAAGCACATTTCGCAGCACCGCGTGAGATGGACAAGGAAGATTACGTCCAATGCCTTGATCTCGCTCAGAAAGCCGGTTTCGCTGGACCCCATACCCTCATCTACGACGGACCCGGAGACGACGAATGGGAAGGCTTGGCGATTGAACGCGAAGTCGTGAACCCTTACCTTAATTAGGACTGGGAGGATCCTAAGGATGGCTTCTAATGCTATTGCTACAATTACCCAAATGATGGAGACGCTGCCTGAAGCCTTGCAAAATCAAATTGTAGAGCATTTGCGTGAGTATATTGCTGAGTTAGAGGATGAACTTCGTTGGGAAGTTTCCTTCAACAGGACGCAAGAGCAACTCGTCGCAGCTGCTCGTCAGGCAAAACAGGAAATCGCCGAAGGAAAAGCCGAACCAATGAATTTGAATCGGTTATGAAACCAACAATATTACGGATAAAAATATGTTCTCATTCTCACAAACACAACACAGTTTAACTATTGCTTGGGACGGACAAAAGGTCTTGGGTTACCATTTTCCTGAAGACGGCAACCGTCCCTTTTGCCACCCCCTAAATCTACCCGGTGCCCCACCCCTCACGATGAATGAACCCGGTGACCATGTCCACCATCAAGGTCTATGGGTCGCGTGGAAAAAGGTGAACGAAGTCAATTTTTGGGAACAACCTGCACCCGGTAGCGATCCAATGGGCTTCGGTAAAATTGTCCATCAGCGGATTGTTTCACAAAGTGCAGATGCCGACAGCGCGAGTTTAACGACGGAAAACGCATGGATAGATTGGCAAGGCACGACGCATCTAACCGAGGAACGAGAGATAACCGTTCATCCACCGACAGCGGATACGATGCAGATTTCCGTGTCATTGACGTTGCGTCCGAACGAGCGAGAGGTCGTTTTGGATCTGCGACGCGGTGAACCCGGAGCAGACGGCAGATTCTACAGCGGTATGGCGATCCGATTTGACAATATCATCACACCGGGGCACCTGTTGGATGCCGATGGACGCACTGAACCGACGGACATCTTCGGCGAACAGAGCCGTTGGTGCAGTTTCACTTCGCAACATCCCACTGACGACGGAACTTATGGGGTTGCTATCGTCGATCATCCCGATAATCCTCGGTATCCGACGACGTGGTGGGTACGCAACCGAGAGAATTACTGTTTAATCCATCCTTCACTCGTTTACTACGAGCCGCTCCATCTTGCCTCCGATGAAACCTTGAAGTTGCAGTATCGCGTGGTCCTCTATCGCGGTGAACCCAATGTAGGATTGTTTGAGTCGGTTACCTGATTTTTTTGGCAGTGCTTTGTAAAAATAAAAAAACAGACCACAATCATGGAAAAAACACTGTACAAATCCAATTCTACAGGTGAGCTTAAAACTGTTACTGACTCAAGACGGGATTTTCTTGCCAAAATAGGCAAGGGGGCACTCCTCGCGAGTCTGGGAATGTTTGGAGCAGGATATGAAGCCGTTGACCGAGGATTATTCGGTAGAGGCCTCACACCGATTGTCTTGGTGGAAGCACAAGAAGCAGGACTCCCGAAGTCGGACATGCTCGTCCATTCGCAGAATCCTTTTAATTATTGGGTTTTCGCTCTGTGCTCCGCTACGCTTACGTGCAGGTTTTCGCTCCGCTTTTATTGGGTGTAGAAATTTTGACGTTTCTTTTTCTTAACCCTAAGGACGGTAGCCTGCAACAACGGCGCAGGCGGATATACGTCGATCAATTTTGTTAACCGAATCTACCTGACCGAACCACAAGGAAAACTAGAAACATGAAAATTGGTGTAATGTCTGACAGCCACGACAACATTCCAAATGTCGAACGTGCTGTCGCACTCTTCAATGAAATCGGCGTAGACTTGGTCGTCCATGCAGGCGATTTCATCGCTCCGTTTGCTGTTGCGCCGTTAGCCGATCTAAACTGCCGCGTTGTCGGTGTCTTTGGAAACAATGACGGTGAGCGTGTCATCGTTGCGCAACGGTTTGAGGAAATCGGTGAGATACATCCCAATCTTGCGAGTGTATCGCTCGGCGACAGAAACATCGCCGTGATGCACTATCCCGAACTCGCCATCCCGATTGCCAAAAGTGGCGATTACGACATCGTCGTCTACGGACACACCCACCAGATAGACATCCAAAAGGGAAAAACACTCCTCCTCAATCCCGGTGAGACTGGGGGTTGGACGACGGGAAAGGCAACGGTTGCCGTCGTCGATCTCGAAACGCTTGAG is a window from the Candidatus Poribacteria bacterium genome containing:
- a CDS encoding sugar phosphate isomerase/epimerase, with the translated sequence MSAPRLSVSTWSLHRQLGKPGFTGPAHGMQIPIETHNKGPIPLLELPARVAEFGINTLEICHFHLPSVEKTYLAELRAALAAADVELFSLLIDDGDITHPSDAARDIAWIEKWIDIAGELGATCARVIGGKADPSPETVAQSRDVLAQLTERADTAGIRLMSENWFSILSTPENVNTILSRLDGKVGLCLDFGNWRGDTKYKDLAAIAAWAESCHTKAHFAAPREMDKEDYVQCLDLAQKAGFAGPHTLIYDGPGDDEWEGLAIEREVVNPYLN
- a CDS encoding metallophosphoesterase, which gives rise to MKIGVMSDSHDNIPNVERAVALFNEIGVDLVVHAGDFIAPFAVAPLADLNCRVVGVFGNNDGERVIVAQRFEEIGEIHPNLASVSLGDRNIAVMHYPELAIPIAKSGDYDIVVYGHTHQIDIQKGKTLLLNPGETGGWTTGKATVAVVDLETLEATIHEL
- a CDS encoding site-specific DNA-methyltransferase: MAMQLAVDFNRPSDYTVHLPTRVDEFWTSKQRAGHSLHEVSYRACYKPQLPEYFVKEFCKTEAVVYDPFMGRGTTLIEAQLHGHRVFGNDINPLAQILTAPRLNPPTLEQIEARLHDIHLSTDAEVDTELLVFFHEDTLREIYGWRTYFQQERFDSVDAWLQMVACSRLTGHSTGFFSVFTLPPNLATSIVAQRKINEKRNQVPEYRNTKELILRKSKQLLRHSLPDCFRGDDAILLTESADNTPQIVDASVDLVVTSPPFLDTIDYMQDNWLRMWFCGIKIEQGKIWQLKSLEDWVARMTDVLAELYRVLKRGGRIAFEVGEVRNGTVFLENAVVKASLDVGLVPEMLMINAQHFTKTANCWGVSNNKKGTNSNRIVILKKG